In the Necator americanus strain Aroian chromosome X, whole genome shotgun sequence genome, GGAATATTTGATTGCTGAATATGAGGTTATTATGTGGGTGCTCAGACAATAACACCGAGTGACCCATTGGTCCTCAGGAGGGAGACCTCAGGTGAAGAATCGAATTCTCCTCCAtttatgggatttttttcctattttttaataAGATCAAAGTAGAAAGGTTAACAGTAAGTTCTTTATGGTTCGGAAGATAATTTCCAGAGAGTGGAAGCAAAACAAGTTTAGGTTATTCCTCACATCATCAAAGAAAAGTCAAACAAGAACAATGACTCATTTAAAACTCTGCAGATTTTGTGGAATAAAGAAAGCGAGGTACTCGTTTGTTTCAGTACGTAGCAGATAGTGTAGAATGAGTTTCATGGGAACAATAATTATTCAAGTCTGCCCATAGTATGTGCACAGTAAATACGCACAGTGAGTACCAGTATCTAGCAGGGACGACAACGAAGAAGTTAATCGTTGGTTATTGACTGTGCAtccaacgaaaagaaaaatcctaagaTTAATGTAACTATGGGGCAGCAGTAGAATGAACAACTAACCGTGACGAATCGGTtgctgcgtaaagatcttcattgtggcataccctaggccaaaattagccaagtagccgtctaagcagctttcgttccgtgcaattaagcctctccataaccgttgacagtgctgcccaagtctccgatccgtacatcatgatggggcgaattgcggataggtagactcgcagcttgatttCGTCTGTGATggaggtcgaccacaggcatttcgttaaggagttaaatgcagaaatgaccttagcgcatctttgctgaacatctctctcgtagctgccgttgttcttcagcatacagcccaggtaacagaactcatcgacgggTTCAActggttgtccgtccaccctgattcccgttcgaggtctcgaagagatccacttGCATTTATCAAGGCGTAGgcgtccgtaggctgcagccagcttcgatacaaggttgacaacatgctgaagtttcgtactgttttccgcgaatataacaacatcgtcggcgtgcTCGAGAttagtcaaggggcaccctgatggcgctaagacgatgtcggcagaacactgatcgactgtccttcgcataatgtcgccGATaacgaagttgaacaggaagactcctgccactgccccttgtcttactccagttaccacttcaaacggtgttgtacatccggctggtgttcgaactgcagcagttgttcgttgattcatgtcatcaagcaagcgaacgaactttcttggtactccatcggcgcggagcgcgttgagaagacggcctcggtgaggagagtcgaacgcggcttcaaagtccagaaacgctagttgtattggcttcgaataccgctgccagatttcgatcactcttctgacgatgaacacctggtcaatcgtagatcgaccagaacgaaagccagcttgctcgtcgcgcattgtttcttcgcgatgtttaattaGTCGGTCCaagataatgcgctccagtaccttgtacataacacgcataTGTACATAAcactccaataccttgtacataacagagattcctcgataattcctagggtccgtgacgggtattttagcatttctgcgctaatcccgtcgtctccaccagattttctattcttcattttttgaatacagactagaacatCTGATTCgctcggtggctcctcgttaaccgcatatgtcggcctatgaatgtgctcgagttaaggagctgacggtgctagccagTTCAACAAGGTTTGGAAgtgttccctccaaattggaagggttgcttcaccgacagctacttcattggcagtgttgaggacaggagaacatctttggTTTTCCgtgggttcttgtcctcccacgccttttcaagcgctcttgacgtccactcgttatcgctgtcttgttgcagttgacgacgcagcttccttctaagacgcttttcctggtttcagcgctgcgcgcgacacatacagaattgtacgtggattttgtttccgcaaatgcaaaggcaaacttcttccgtgGCAATAGAActgggagcgtttcccttgcagcgtcctggatggaCTTtatgaaggaatccgcatcgctaaacttcttcctggtccgtactccaacatgaatagacacgcattggcggaatttcgttctgcattcaccgtctttcagacctgccatgtcgattttcggttgaagaggaactcctcggtttctcttgtggaaccgtatcttgaagctgagaagattTGGACGGtagtcagagtcgaacgcgacgtcccaaacaactctagattttcggatatctgattGAGGAATGTttctcgccagaacgtagtcgagctgaagcttaagagtcctcatcatCCGCTTAGCGATAaggaggcccgtctgttcacacaagtcgaccagacggtcatccgacgtgcgctccgctggataataccatgcTCCTAGTACAtaggattgctgttcgagtcccatcttcgcatttgcgtcgattcagACAATGACCATCTGCTGGCTtgatattttagacatcaacgcattgagttcattgtagaaggcgtccttactgttgttctcagcggtttccgtaggtgcgtgagcacttacgatccagagtttacgtcctctgcgatccgacagtcgtagaaaggcgcatctagacgacgctgagccaaattcctcctctaggttcttgtaatcgttcctcacaacTGTCGGgaacctactttgttctcatcagcatcgccgcagtatatggtgtaattttcgatgctagTAACGGGCCCATCTCTCATGCGTATTTCCTGCattgcagcaaaaggcacacagacaTATCGCAGAAATCTGGATAGAGAGTTCACtggatagtgttcggcagttcagcgtgacgaaacgaatggttgttgccaaagattccatacttccttcaggcagttgatctttcaggttatgggctttatCGACGTGCTgcacgacagcacctttttgcaatgtgtgGGAATCTTTTGCCacataacagtgcaggttatatagctcgtacgttcccaatgcgtacactcgaacgcctgattgcgtttagttaaagcagggc is a window encoding:
- a CDS encoding hypothetical protein (NECATOR_CHRX.G23433.T2) produces the protein MYKVLECYVHMRVMYKVLERIILDRLIKHREETMRDEQAGFRSGRSTIDQVFIVRRVIEIWQRYSKPIQLAFLDFEAAFDSPHRGRLLNALRADGVPRKFVRLLDDMNQRTTAAVRTPAGCTTPFEVVTGVRQGAVAGVFLFNFVIGDIMRRTVDQCSADIVLAPSGCPLTNLEHADDVVIFAENSTKLQHVVNLVSKLAAAYGRLRLDKCKWISSRPRTGIRVDGQPVEPVDEFCYLGCMLKNNGSYERDVQQRCAKVISAFNSLTKCLWSTSITDEIKLRVYLSAIRPIMMYGSETWAALSTVMERLNCTERKLLRRLLG
- a CDS encoding hypothetical protein (NECATOR_CHRX.G23433.T1), with product MRVMYKVLERIILDRLIKHREETMRDEQAGFRSGRSTIDQVFIVRRVIEIWQRYSKPIQLAFLDFEAAFDSPHRGRLLNALRADGVPRKFVRLLDDMNQRTTAAVRTPAGCTTPFEVVTGVRQGAVAGVFLFNFVIGDIMRRTVDQCSADIVLAPSGCPLTNLEHADDVVIFAENSTKLQHVVNLVSKLAAAYGRLRLDKCKWISSRPRTGIRVDGQPVEPVDEFCYLGCMLKNNGSYERDVQQRCAKVISAFNSLTKCLWSTSITDEIKLRVYLSAIRPIMMYGSETWAALSTVMERLNCTERKLLRRLLG
- a CDS encoding hypothetical protein (NECATOR_CHRX.G23434.T1); its protein translation is MGLEQQSYVLGAWYYPAERTSDDRLVDLCEQTGLLIAKRMMRTLKLQLDYVLARNIPQSDIRKSRVVWDVAFDSDYRPNLLSFKIRFHKRNRGVPLQPKIDMAGLKDGECRTKFRQCVSIHVGVRTRKKFSDADSFIKSIQDAARETLPVLLPRKKFAFAFAETKSTYNSVCVARSAETRKSVLEGSCVVNCNKTAITSGRQERLKRRGRTRTHGKPKMFSCPQHCQ